A stretch of the Epinephelus fuscoguttatus linkage group LG2, E.fuscoguttatus.final_Chr_v1 genome encodes the following:
- the LOC125904932 gene encoding lysine-specific histone demethylase 1B-like — MELFKEQEVPELVKYFVTCWRKTCGLRMSYSFVKTGGSGEAYDIIAENVLGKVFFAGEATHRHFPQTVAGAILSGVREASKIAAL, encoded by the exons ATGGAACTCTTCAAGGAGCag GAGGTCCCTGAGCTGGTGAAGTACTTTGTCACATGCTGGAGAAAGACTTGTGGTCTCAGAATGTCCTACAGCTTTGTGAAGACAGGAGGCAGTGGGGAAGCTTATGACATCATTGCTGAAAATGTTCTGGGAAAAGTGTTCTTTGCTGGGGAG GCAACCCACAGGCACTTCCCGCAGACTGTAGCAGGAGCCATTCTGAGTGGGGTCCGGGAGGCCAGTAAAATCGCTGCTTTGTAA